The following coding sequences lie in one Apium graveolens cultivar Ventura chromosome 3, ASM990537v1, whole genome shotgun sequence genomic window:
- the LOC141711398 gene encoding putative xyloglucan glycosyltransferase 12: protein MSPTFEWWAKETHRGTPVVVKMENPNNWAMVQLEGPCDDDFVLPDGTGNSISGNPRSKSRRNKNAKQLTWVLLLKAHKAAGCLTSIATALFSLSAAVRRRVAAGRTDSDESESPVESPVVKSRFYSCIKVCLLLSVLLLGFEVVAYFKGMHFGGPDLQLKYLYTLTRPSVVKDVFDSLYSNWVLFRVAYLAPPLQFLANSCIILFLIQSLDRLVLCLGCFWIKFKKIKPVLKHGDDDLEAGDGAKGYFPMVLVQIPMCNEREVYQQSIGAVCCLDWPKSKLLIQVLDDSDDPTTQLLIKDEVHKWQQEGANILYRHRVIREGYKAGNLKSAMNCSYVKDYEFVAIFDADFQPTPDFLKQTVPYFKDNEELGLVQTRWSFVNKDENLLTRLQNINLAFHFEVEQQVNGILLNFFGFNGTAGVWRIKALEESGGWLERTTVEDMDIAVRAHLHGWKFIFLNDVECQCELPESYEAYRKQQHRWHSGPMQLFRLCLPDIIRSKISLWKKFNMIFLFFLLRKLILPFYSFTLFCIILPMTMFIPEATLPSWVVCYIPATMSFLNILPAPKSFPFIVPYLLFENTMSVTKFNAMISGLFQLGSAYEWVVTKKSGRSSEGDLISLMGKEEKPLRVNSEPDLNEMREEIEKEIKMEEIASKKRKHNRIYTKELALAFLLLTASARSLLSAQGIHFYFLLFQGVSFLLVGLDLIGEQVG from the exons ATGTCGCCGACGTTCGAATGGTGGGCTAAAGAAACCCACAGAGGAACGCCGGTGGTTGTGAAAATGGAGAATCCGAATAACTGGGCCATGGTCCAGCTTGAAGGCCCATGTGATGACGATTTTGTTTTACCCGACGGTACCGGAAATTCGATTTCCGGCAACCCCAGATCAAAATCTCGCCGGAATAAAAATGCTAAGCAGCTTACTTGGGTTCTTCTGCTTAAAGCCCATAAAGCTGCTGGTTGTTTGACCTCAATTGCCACCGCATTGTTCAGTCTCTCCGCCGCCGTGCGCCGCCGTGTTGCTGCCGGTAGAACTGACTCCGATGAGTCAGAAAGCCCAGTAGAAAGCCCAGTTGTTAAGTCCAGATTTTATTCATGTATAAAAGTGTGTTTATTATTGTCTGTTTTGTTATTAGGGTTTGAAGTAGTTGCTTATTTTAAAGGTATGCATTTTGGTGGGCCAGATCTTCAGTTAAAGTACTTATACACATTAACAAGGCCTTCAGTTGTGAAAGATGTGTTTGATTCACTTTATTCAAATTGGGTTTTATTTAGGGTTGCTTATCTAGCTCCCCCTCTTCAGTTTCTTGCCAATTCATGTATTATACTGTTTCTTATCCAGAGTTTAGATAGGTTGGTTTTGTGTTTGGGTTGTTTTTGGATCAAGTTTAAGAAGATTAAGCCTGTTTTGAAACACGGGGATGATGATCTCGAAGCCGGTGATGGTGCTAAGGGTTACTTTCCTATGGTTCTAGTTCAGATTCCCATGTGTAATGAAAGAGAG GTTTATCAGCAATCTATAGGTGCAGTGTGCTGTTTGGATTGGCCCAAGTCGAAATTGCTTATTCAAGTGTTGGATGACTCGGATGATCCAACTACGCAATTGCTGATCAAGGATGAGGTGCATAAGTGGCAGCAGGAGGGTGCTAACATTTTGTATCGACATCGTGTGATTAGAGAAGGGTATAAAGCTGGTAATCTTAAGTCTGCAATGAATTGCAGCTATGTAAAAGACTATGAGTTTGTTGCCATTTTTGATGCTGATTTTCAACCAACTCCGGATTTTCTTAAACAGACTGTTCCATATTTCAAG GATAATGAGGAGTTAGGGTTGGTTCAGACGAGATGGTCCTTTGTGAACAAGGATGAAAATCTCTTGACGAGGCTGCAAAACATAAATTTGGCTTTTCATTTTGAAGTGGAGCAACAGGTGAATGGAATTCTACTCAATTTCTTCGGATTTAATGGAACTGCTGGTGTGTGGAGGATCAAAGCCTTGGAAGAATCTGGTGGGTGGTTGGAGAGGACTACAGTTGAGGACATGGACATTGCTGTCCGAGCTCATCTCCATGGATGGAAATTTATCTTTCTAAACGATGTCGAG TGTCAATGTGAACTGCCTGAATCTTATGAGGCTTATAGGAAACAACAGCACAGATGGCATTCTGGTCCAATGCAGTTGTTTCGTCTTTGTTTGCCTGATATAATCAGATCAAAG ATTAGCTTATGGAAAAAATTCAATATGATCTTCCTCTTCTTCCTGCTAAGAAAGCTAATCCTTCCATTTTATTCGTTCACCCTGTTCTGCATAATTCTTCCAATGACAATGTTTATACCGGAGGCTACTCTACCATCATGGGTTGTATGTTACATTCCAGCGACCATGTCATTTCTTAACATACTTCCGGCCCCAAAATCATTTCCATTCATCGTCCCATACCTTTTATTTGAGAACACAATGTCAGTAACCAAGTTCAATGCCATGATATCTGGTTTATTTCAACTAGGAAGTGCATATGAATGGGTAGTGACCAAAAAATCTGGACGCTCCTCGGAAGGTGATCTAATATCCTTGATGGGGAAAGAGGAGAAGCCTCTAAGAGTAAACTCGGAGCCTGATTTAAATGAAATGCGGGAGGAGATTGAAAAGGAAATTAAAATGGAGGAAATTGCCTCTAAGAAGAGAAAGCACAACAGGATATATACAAAAGAGCTAGCACTAGCTTTTCTTCTTTTGACAGCTTCAGCCAGAAGCCTCTTGTCGGCCCAAGGAATTCATTTCTATTTCTTGCTCTTTCAGGGGGTGTCATTTCTTCTGGTAGGCCTTGATTTGATCGGTGAGCAGGTCGGTTAA
- the LOC141711397 gene encoding amino acid transporter AVT6B-like, which yields MPTSDRKSRRSQKHDDAFINSGASFYGAVFNLSTTIVGAGIMALPATLKQLGMIPGLIVIVLVALLTESSIDLILRFTRASKVSSYSALVGDAFGGGGRTLLQICIVVNNLGMLVAYMIIIGDVLSGTFSDDVQHPGLMQEWFGVWWWTSRSFVLIFTTVFVFAPLISFKRVDSLKYTSALSVGLAVVFVVIIAGVAILKLMNGSIGMPRLLPQLDDQASFWKLFTTVPILVTAYICHHNIHPIQNELNDPMKMKSIVKTSIVFCSSVYITTSFFGFLLFGDQTLDDILANFDGDLGIPYGSMLNDLVRVSYGIHVMLVFPIVFYSLRLNLDGLIFPHAIPLIFDNRRFFSVTVALMGFIYIGANCVPSIWDAFQFTGATATVAVGYIFPAAVALRDVNGSAVKKDKLIPWIMMLLAVSSSTVAISSDLYAIYRNRNGYIS from the exons atgCCAACCTCCGATCGTAAATCTCGCCGGAGCCAAAAACACGACGACGCATTCATCAACTCCGGCGCTTCATTCTACGGCGCCGTTTTCAATCTCTCCACGACGATCGTCGGCGCCGGAATCATGGCCTTACCGGCCACCTTAAAACAACTAGGTATGATCCCTGGTTTGATCGTGATTGTGTTGGTTGCATTACTAACGGAGTCATCGATAGATTTGATTTTGAGATTTACGAGAGCCTCGAAGGTTTCGAGTTACAGTGCGCTAGTTGGAGATGCGTTTGGAGGTGGTGGAAGGACGTTGTTGCAGATCTGTATTGTGGTGAATAATCTCGGCATGCTTGTAGCGTATATGATTATAATTG GTGATGTTCTATCAGGAACATTTTCAGATGATGTGCAACATCCTGGTTTGATGCAAGAATGGTTTGGTGTTTGGTGGTGGACATCACGTTCTTTCGTACTAATTTTCACCACTGTTTTTGTTTTTGCTCCTCTGATATCATTCAAGCGTGTTG ATTCACTGAAATACACTTCAGCTTTATCGGTAGGATTGGCCGTTGTCTTTGTGGTAATAATCGCTGGAGTTGCAATCTTAAAATTAATGAATGGAAGCATTGGTATGCCACGTTTGCTTCCTCAACTTGATGACCAGGCATCTTTCTGGAAGTTATTCACAACTGTTCCTATACTCGTGACTGCTTATATCTGTCACCACAACA TTCACCCCATCCAGAATGAGTTAAATGATCCGATGAAAATGAAGTCCATAGTGAAGACATCAATTGTTTTCTGTTCATCAGTGTACATCACAACTAGCTTCTTTGGATTCCTTCTGTTTGGGGATCAAACTTTGGATGACATACTTGCAAATTTTGATGGCGATTTGGGGATTCCTTATGGCTCAATGCTCAACGATTTAGTGAGAGTGAGCTATGGCATCCACGTGATGCTCGTATTTCCTATTGTTTTTTATTCACTCCGTCTCAACCTTGATGGCCTCATTTTCCCTCATGCCATTCCTCTCATCTTTGACAATCGAAGGTTCTTCTCAGTGACTGTAGCTCTCATGGGATTCATATATATAGGAGCAAATTGTGTGCCTAGCATATGGGATGCATTTCAGTTTACGGGTGCCACAGCTACTGTAGCGGTAGGTTACATTTTTCCAGCAGCCGTTGCTCTTAG GGATGTTAATGGAAGCGCAGTTAAGAAAGATAAACTAATACCCTGGATAATGATGCTGCTGGCTGTATCTTCAAGTACTGTAGCCATCTCCAGTGATCTTTATGCCATATACAGAAACAGAAATGGTTATATAAGTTAG